From a region of the Helianthus annuus cultivar XRQ/B chromosome 5, HanXRQr2.0-SUNRISE, whole genome shotgun sequence genome:
- the LOC110941156 gene encoding dihydrolipoyl dehydrogenase 1, chloroplastic isoform X2, whose product MKALGVDILTGFGSIMGPQKVKYGLDNFITAKDIIIATGSVPFVPKGIEVDGKTVVTSDHALKLEFVPEWIAIVGSGYIGLEFSDVYTALGSEVTFIEALDQLMPGFDPEIGKLAQRVLINPRKIDYHTGVFATKITPAKDGKPVIIELTDAKTKEPKETLEVDAALIATGRAPFTKGLGLENINVETQRGFVPVDERMRVIDAKGNTVPHLYCIGDANGKLMLAHAASAQGISVVEQLSGKDHVLNHMSVPAACFTHPEISMVGLTEPQAKEKAKKEKFKISVAKTSFKANTKALAENEGEGLAKLIYRPDTGEILGVHILGMHAADLIHEASNAIALGTRVQDIKFAVHAHPTLSEVLDELFKAAHVNVDEPKPVAV is encoded by the exons ATGAAGGCACTCGGTGTGGACATATTGACAGGTTTTGGTTCAATAATG GGTCCTCAAAAGGTGAAATACGGACTGGATAACTTCATAACGGCAAAGGATATTATAATCGCTACTGGATCAGTCCCTTTCGTCCCTAAAGGCATTGAAGTTGATG GGAAGACCGTTGTTACCAGCGATCACGCTTTAAAATTGGAGTTTGTTCCTGAATGGATAGCCATTGTAGGAAGTGGGTATATCGGCCTTGAATTCAGTGATGTGTACACAGCACTTGGTAGTGAG GTGACATTTATTGAAGCTCTTGATCAACTTATGCCCGGATTTGATCCCGAGATTGGCAAGTTAGCTCAAAGGGTTCTTATAAATCCTAGAAAAATTGACTATCATACTGGAGTATTTGCTACCAAG ATCACCCCAGCAAAGGATGGAAAACCAGTCATTATTGAACTTACTGATGCTAAGACAAAAGAACCGAAAGAGACACTAGAG GTGGACGCAGCACTAATTGCCACTGGAAGAGCTCCATTTACAAAAGGTCTCGGTTTGGAAAAT ATAAATGTTGAGACTCAACGTGGTTTTGTTCCTGTTGATGAGCGTATGCGAGTAATCGATGCAAAGGGAAATACG GTTCCTCACTTATATTGCATTGGTGATGCAAATGGCAAGTTGATGCTGGCTCATGCTGCAAGTGCACAGGGAATATCAG TTGTTGAACAACTCAGTGGAAAAGATCATGTTCTCAACCATATGAGTGTCCCAGCAGCGTGCTTCACCCATCCTGAAATCAGTATGGTGGGATTGACTGAG CCTCAAGCAAAGGAGAAAGCCAAGAAAGAAAAGTTCAAGATAAGTGTTGCAAAGACGAGTTTCAAGGCGAACACAAAAGCATTGGCCGAGAATGAAGGGGAGGGTCTTGCCAAG TTGATATATAGGCCTGATACCGGTGAGATTCTTGGAGTACATATATTGGGGATGCATGCTGCTGATCTTATCCATGAAGCATCAAATGCCATTGCATTAGGAACTCGTGTTCAG GACATTAAGTTTGCAGTTCATGCACATCCCACCCTATCAGAAGTCCTTGACGAGCTTTTTAAAGCAGCACATGTCAATGTAGATGAACCCAAGCCGGTAGCAGTGTAA
- the LOC110941156 gene encoding dihydrolipoyl dehydrogenase 2, chloroplastic isoform X1, translated as MQSLISTSPISSSSLQPLESYASLTASFNLRFCSLRREVVPLSHHKHRVIGAASKRTRKCVSAASPDSNGSPPTKFDYDLVIIGAGVGGHGAALHAVEKGLKTAIIEGDVIGGTCVNRGCVPSKALLAVSGRMRELQDEHHMKALGIQVSGAGYNRQAVADHASNLASKIRNNLTNSMKALGVDILTGFGSIMGPQKVKYGLDNFITAKDIIIATGSVPFVPKGIEVDGKTVVTSDHALKLEFVPEWIAIVGSGYIGLEFSDVYTALGSEVTFIEALDQLMPGFDPEIGKLAQRVLINPRKIDYHTGVFATKITPAKDGKPVIIELTDAKTKEPKETLEVDAALIATGRAPFTKGLGLENINVETQRGFVPVDERMRVIDAKGNTVPHLYCIGDANGKLMLAHAASAQGISVVEQLSGKDHVLNHMSVPAACFTHPEISMVGLTEPQAKEKAKKEKFKISVAKTSFKANTKALAENEGEGLAKLIYRPDTGEILGVHILGMHAADLIHEASNAIALGTRVQDIKFAVHAHPTLSEVLDELFKAAHVNVDEPKPVAV; from the exons ATGCAATCATTGATCTCTACATCACCAATTTCTTCATCAAGTCTGCAACCACTCGAGTCCTATGCTTCGTTAACGGCGTCTTTCAACCTCCGTTTCTGCAGTCTCCGGCGAGAAGTTGTACCATTATCGCACCATAAACACAGAGTTATCGGTGCTGCATCAAAGAGGACTAGGAAATGTGTATCGGCAGCTTCTCCGGACAGCAATGGAAGTCCTCCGACCAAGTTTGATTATGATCTGGTGATAATTGGAGCTGGTGTTGGTGGTCATGGTGCTGCATTGCATGCTGTTGAAAAG GGTCTAAAAACAGCTATCATCGAAGGTGATGTTATAGGCGGAACATGTGTAAACAGAGGTTGTGTTCCTTCGAAAGCTCTTCTCGCTGTTAGTGGCCGCATGAGAGAACTCCAAGATGAACATCACATGAAAGCTTTAGGAATACAG GTTTCAGGTGCTGGCTATAACAGACAGGCAGTAGCTGATCATGCAAGTAATCTTGCTTCAAAAATACGTAACAATTTAACGAACTCAATGAAGGCACTCGGTGTGGACATATTGACAGGTTTTGGTTCAATAATG GGTCCTCAAAAGGTGAAATACGGACTGGATAACTTCATAACGGCAAAGGATATTATAATCGCTACTGGATCAGTCCCTTTCGTCCCTAAAGGCATTGAAGTTGATG GGAAGACCGTTGTTACCAGCGATCACGCTTTAAAATTGGAGTTTGTTCCTGAATGGATAGCCATTGTAGGAAGTGGGTATATCGGCCTTGAATTCAGTGATGTGTACACAGCACTTGGTAGTGAG GTGACATTTATTGAAGCTCTTGATCAACTTATGCCCGGATTTGATCCCGAGATTGGCAAGTTAGCTCAAAGGGTTCTTATAAATCCTAGAAAAATTGACTATCATACTGGAGTATTTGCTACCAAG ATCACCCCAGCAAAGGATGGAAAACCAGTCATTATTGAACTTACTGATGCTAAGACAAAAGAACCGAAAGAGACACTAGAG GTGGACGCAGCACTAATTGCCACTGGAAGAGCTCCATTTACAAAAGGTCTCGGTTTGGAAAAT ATAAATGTTGAGACTCAACGTGGTTTTGTTCCTGTTGATGAGCGTATGCGAGTAATCGATGCAAAGGGAAATACG GTTCCTCACTTATATTGCATTGGTGATGCAAATGGCAAGTTGATGCTGGCTCATGCTGCAAGTGCACAGGGAATATCAG TTGTTGAACAACTCAGTGGAAAAGATCATGTTCTCAACCATATGAGTGTCCCAGCAGCGTGCTTCACCCATCCTGAAATCAGTATGGTGGGATTGACTGAG CCTCAAGCAAAGGAGAAAGCCAAGAAAGAAAAGTTCAAGATAAGTGTTGCAAAGACGAGTTTCAAGGCGAACACAAAAGCATTGGCCGAGAATGAAGGGGAGGGTCTTGCCAAG TTGATATATAGGCCTGATACCGGTGAGATTCTTGGAGTACATATATTGGGGATGCATGCTGCTGATCTTATCCATGAAGCATCAAATGCCATTGCATTAGGAACTCGTGTTCAG GACATTAAGTTTGCAGTTCATGCACATCCCACCCTATCAGAAGTCCTTGACGAGCTTTTTAAAGCAGCACATGTCAATGTAGATGAACCCAAGCCGGTAGCAGTGTAA